From Methanosarcina lacustris Z-7289, one genomic window encodes:
- a CDS encoding type 1 glutamine amidotransferase, whose amino-acid sequence MKILVLQHSALNTLGTIEEYARTKNHPLESTRFYKTKNPPALDSFDFLIIMGGPMGIYDYAENPWLRYEKTFIKQAIEEGKPVLGICLGAQLLADVLGARVYENENREMGWYPVKAVRMEENKPGFLKGLPEEITVFNWHSRTFELPAGAGHLFRSEGCKNQGFIFNGRIVALQFHPEVHEERVESMIGRFGGEFGNGPFIQRKEEMVGQEKYLASTKEFMFTVLDRFEKLTYS is encoded by the coding sequence ATGAAAATCCTGGTCCTCCAGCACTCCGCCCTTAACACCCTCGGCACAATTGAAGAATATGCCCGAACTAAAAACCACCCCCTTGAGTCAACCCGCTTTTACAAAACCAAAAACCCGCCAGCCCTCGACTCTTTTGATTTCCTCATTATCATGGGCGGTCCTATGGGAATCTACGACTACGCCGAAAACCCCTGGCTGAGATACGAAAAAACCTTCATCAAACAGGCAATCGAAGAGGGAAAACCTGTGCTTGGAATCTGCCTCGGAGCCCAGTTGCTTGCTGACGTCCTCGGAGCCCGTGTTTATGAAAACGAGAACCGAGAAATGGGCTGGTATCCTGTAAAGGCGGTCCGGATGGAGGAAAATAAACCTGGATTTCTCAAAGGGCTGCCGGAAGAAATCACAGTTTTCAACTGGCATTCCCGGACCTTTGAACTTCCTGCTGGAGCCGGGCATCTTTTCCGGAGCGAGGGATGCAAAAATCAGGGTTTTATATTCAACGGCAGGATTGTCGCGCTTCAATTTCACCCGGAAGTGCATGAAGAAAGAGTTGAATCCATGATCGGTCGTTTTGGGGGCGAATTCGGAAATGGACCGTTTATCCAGAGAAAGGAAGAGATGGTAGGACAGGAGAAGTATCTGGCCAGTACGAAAGAATTTATGTTCACGGTGCTGGACAGATTCGAAAAACTTACGTATTCTTAA
- the mprF gene encoding bifunctional lysylphosphatidylglycerol flippase/synthetase MprF: MNQNGSIQEKVLKVVSYLLPGIIFGLALLTLDKQIDHLRSSYILKSIASVPLSHIGIAVFFTILSYAILTGYDYLATRHINHPLPYKQVAQASFISTSISYSVGFNFLTGSSLRYRLYSLYGLTFLEIWEIIVFCISTFWVGFCFIAGLLFTFYPVKLPDYTPEIPVPLKVIGILLLLLLAAYFYFSFRKPDLEIKGYRIRVPEPKIAFLQLVLSSADYLLSGSIIYFLLPSNPQLTLLHVLVFFALAQLIGLISTVPGGLVVFEITMLFMLGPYFTTVEILRPLLIFRAVYYFLPFLLGFLALIFCEFEAKKEFLTKAGKATYSSFSEVTPQIFSVLIFLGGISLLFSGALPSNPQYLRELTHLVPLPLIEASRLFGSIIGVLLLLLANGLWKRIDGAYVLSLIVLLLGGVVALMKDFDYHVAAVLFAMSVLLFPSRKHFYRKSSLLHQSFSRENIIAIILVLVSFIWLGFFSYRNVEYSNELWWQFGVNSQASSFLRAVVGIFFLLLVLGVMKMLSPFSRDIHLPGPEELELAKMILRESPETWGNLALTGDKYLLFDDEKNAFLMYGVSGKSWIAMGDPLGKSDQIKELIWDFFEMSKLHQGRAVFYEVSEKHIPIYLDLGLTLIKIGEEAKVPLESFTLEGSTGKDFRYAVKNVEKKGYWFEIIQPEEVIALIPELKQVSDTWLEIKTGKEKGFSVGFFDEKYLSNFPLAIVRNEEEIVAFANIWTGAGTEEFSIDLMRHNSSAPAMDYLFVKLILWGKENGFKHFSLGMAPLSGLENRQFAPLWHKVGALIFANGDYIYNYKGLRAYKEKFNPVWSPKYIALPTGFKKSLALKDIATLVSGMKDPFKDIF, translated from the coding sequence ATGAACCAAAACGGCAGTATACAGGAAAAAGTCCTTAAAGTAGTCAGTTACCTCTTACCTGGCATCATATTTGGCCTGGCTTTATTGACTCTGGACAAACAGATAGACCATCTGCGTTCGAGTTATATTCTGAAAAGTATTGCCAGCGTTCCCCTGAGCCATATAGGAATTGCCGTATTTTTTACTATTTTGAGCTATGCTATTCTAACAGGCTATGATTACCTTGCAACCCGACATATTAACCATCCACTTCCCTATAAACAGGTTGCTCAGGCATCTTTTATCAGCACGTCCATAAGTTACAGTGTGGGTTTTAATTTCTTAACAGGAAGCTCCCTGCGCTACAGGCTGTATTCATTGTATGGGCTGACTTTCCTCGAGATCTGGGAAATTATAGTTTTTTGCATCTCCACTTTCTGGGTCGGGTTTTGTTTCATTGCAGGTCTGCTTTTTACCTTTTATCCTGTAAAGCTCCCGGACTACACCCCTGAGATCCCGGTCCCACTGAAGGTTATTGGGATTCTTTTACTGCTGCTTCTTGCTGCCTATTTTTATTTTTCATTCAGGAAACCGGACCTAGAGATAAAGGGATACAGGATCAGGGTCCCTGAGCCAAAAATCGCATTCTTGCAGCTTGTTTTATCCTCAGCGGACTACCTGCTTTCAGGAAGCATAATTTACTTCCTCCTGCCTTCAAATCCGCAGCTCACCCTGCTCCATGTGCTTGTATTCTTTGCGCTGGCACAGTTGATCGGGCTGATAAGCACGGTTCCCGGAGGGCTTGTTGTTTTCGAGATAACGATGCTGTTTATGCTGGGACCTTATTTCACCACGGTTGAGATACTGAGGCCTCTCCTGATCTTCAGAGCAGTTTATTATTTCCTTCCTTTCCTGCTCGGGTTCCTGGCTCTGATCTTCTGTGAATTTGAAGCGAAAAAAGAATTCCTGACGAAAGCCGGAAAAGCTACCTATTCCAGTTTCTCAGAGGTTACTCCCCAGATCTTTTCGGTCCTGATCTTTCTGGGAGGTATTTCCCTCCTATTTTCCGGAGCCCTGCCTTCGAACCCTCAATACCTGCGTGAACTCACACACCTCGTCCCTCTCCCTCTCATTGAAGCTTCCAGGCTTTTTGGAAGCATAATCGGTGTACTGCTCCTGCTTCTGGCAAACGGGCTCTGGAAGAGGATTGACGGGGCTTATGTGCTCTCCCTTATAGTCCTTTTACTGGGCGGGGTCGTTGCCCTCATGAAGGATTTTGATTACCATGTGGCTGCAGTGCTTTTTGCCATGTCTGTCCTTTTGTTCCCCTCAAGGAAACATTTTTACAGGAAATCCTCGCTTTTGCACCAGTCCTTTAGCAGGGAAAATATAATTGCCATAATTCTGGTGCTGGTAAGCTTCATCTGGCTCGGATTTTTTTCATACAGGAATGTGGAGTATTCAAATGAACTCTGGTGGCAGTTCGGGGTAAATTCCCAGGCGTCGAGCTTTTTAAGAGCTGTCGTTGGAATCTTCTTCCTGCTGTTGGTCCTTGGAGTCATGAAAATGCTAAGCCCCTTTTCCAGGGATATCCACCTTCCCGGACCTGAAGAGCTTGAACTTGCTAAAATGATTCTCAGAGAAAGTCCGGAAACCTGGGGGAACCTTGCCCTTACCGGAGACAAATACCTGCTTTTTGATGATGAGAAAAATGCCTTTTTGATGTACGGAGTTTCTGGAAAGAGCTGGATTGCTATGGGAGATCCTTTAGGGAAAAGTGACCAGATAAAAGAGCTGATCTGGGACTTTTTTGAAATGAGTAAACTGCACCAGGGCAGAGCCGTCTTTTATGAGGTAAGCGAAAAACATATTCCCATTTACCTCGACCTGGGCCTGACTCTGATCAAAATCGGGGAAGAAGCAAAAGTTCCTCTGGAGTCCTTTACGCTGGAAGGAAGTACGGGGAAGGATTTCCGCTATGCAGTGAAAAATGTAGAAAAAAAAGGGTACTGGTTTGAAATTATCCAGCCAGAAGAGGTAATTGCCCTCATCCCCGAACTTAAACAGGTCTCGGATACCTGGCTGGAAATAAAAACCGGTAAAGAAAAAGGGTTCTCAGTCGGATTTTTTGACGAAAAATACCTCAGCAATTTTCCGCTTGCCATTGTCAGGAACGAAGAAGAAATCGTGGCTTTTGCAAACATCTGGACAGGAGCAGGTACAGAAGAGTTCAGTATAGACCTGATGCGCCACAACTCCAGTGCTCCGGCAATGGACTACCTTTTTGTCAAACTCATACTCTGGGGGAAAGAGAACGGATTCAAACACTTTTCCCTCGGAATGGCTCCCCTTTCAGGGCTTGAAAATAGGCAGTTTGCCCCTCTCTGGCATAAAGTCGGGGCTTTAATCTTTGCTAACGGGGACTATATTTATAACTACAAAGGCCTGCGGGCTTATAAAGAGAAATTCAATCCGGTCTGGAGCCCAAAATACATTGCTCTCCCCACAGGATTTAAGAAGAGCCTTGCCCTGAAAGATATTGCAACCCTGGTTTCAGGGATGAAGGATCCTTTTAAAGACATCTTTTAA
- a CDS encoding right-handed parallel beta-helix repeat-containing protein, with amino-acid sequence MNQKHLRYVRQNRKKIGVSIVILIFLIALGIFILYATQSDYSLIPLNKIVYVTGDGSGNFTCDGSNDQVEINQALAYVAEHPQYSTVHLKGPYTYVISDSILIGSKTVLEGDSTAVVKLKDNAGWPVSKPLITQLDSAGIHKVTIKGFEINGNHDQNQDKMKGEGYYNMIQFLDSKNIQVHDMYLHDGHGDGLKVERGSNIQFYKNKVYKLGHDGLYTIECTNVEAWNNKITCRTNSGLRIWNSNHVKFHDNVIDSFFDWSAGGPGILIEKSTGIVNDVEVYNNTIHDTYGPGIWLIGYGESYPREEAKNVHIHHNTFYNTGTNPGIDWVGGIVTSGFYDTLIENNVFDGIYHAAIINMYPSVSTGTGDQVDLSPQGTGYTTIIRNNIIVNTQKRTKDPDGTGYAVINYLPETHTFVLENNCLYNNSAGNYKNANSTTDIYVDPFFVDQKKHDYHLKPNSPCKDAGNPA; translated from the coding sequence ATGAATCAAAAACATCTTAGATACGTACGGCAAAACAGGAAAAAAATAGGAGTTTCCATTGTAATTCTTATTTTCCTGATTGCACTGGGAATATTCATTCTTTATGCTACACAATCCGACTATTCTCTTATTCCATTAAATAAAATTGTATATGTAACTGGCGATGGAAGCGGAAACTTCACCTGTGACGGGAGTAATGATCAGGTAGAAATAAATCAAGCTCTTGCATACGTTGCAGAACATCCACAGTATTCAACCGTTCATTTAAAAGGCCCATATACATACGTTATCTCTGACAGTATTTTGATTGGAAGCAAAACAGTCCTGGAGGGAGATTCTACAGCCGTAGTTAAACTTAAAGACAACGCGGGCTGGCCGGTGAGTAAGCCGCTCATAACTCAGCTGGATAGTGCCGGAATCCATAAAGTAACTATAAAAGGATTTGAAATCAACGGAAATCATGACCAGAATCAGGACAAAATGAAAGGGGAAGGATATTACAATATGATCCAGTTCCTTGATTCTAAAAACATACAGGTTCATGATATGTACCTGCATGATGGGCATGGAGACGGGCTGAAAGTAGAGAGAGGGTCCAACATTCAATTTTACAAAAATAAAGTGTACAAATTGGGGCATGATGGGCTTTACACAATTGAGTGCACGAACGTAGAAGCCTGGAACAACAAAATAACCTGCCGGACTAATAGCGGGCTTAGAATCTGGAACTCAAACCACGTAAAATTTCACGATAACGTGATCGACTCTTTTTTCGACTGGAGTGCAGGCGGTCCGGGAATCCTGATAGAGAAATCAACAGGTATCGTGAACGATGTAGAGGTATACAATAATACTATCCATGACACCTATGGGCCTGGAATCTGGCTGATAGGTTATGGCGAGTCTTATCCCAGGGAAGAGGCAAAGAATGTCCACATTCATCATAATACCTTTTACAACACCGGTACGAACCCCGGTATTGACTGGGTGGGAGGTATAGTAACAAGTGGGTTTTACGATACTCTCATTGAAAATAACGTATTTGACGGCATATACCATGCTGCTATTATCAATATGTACCCTTCAGTTTCTACGGGCACAGGCGATCAAGTTGACCTTTCACCTCAAGGTACAGGATACACAACGATTATCCGCAACAACATAATTGTAAATACTCAGAAACGCACAAAAGACCCTGATGGGACAGGATACGCAGTGATCAATTATTTACCTGAAACACATACCTTTGTGCTGGAAAATAACTGCCTTTACAATAACT